The Saprospiraceae bacterium genome includes a window with the following:
- a CDS encoding T9SS type A sorting domain-containing protein, producing MNLRAIFHCFFILFFSASHAQSLKPKSLVENARSSFQQAEVKLFNLSSERNSIKIPDEIKEYSILSIDKRAIQSLTQSRSPFISMKIPQNGRNDISLELVEVNPFSEDFILRKAPSMQIVSFNHGKHYRGIVKGQERSIAAISIFDDQIVGMISHPSATGNLVIGRLENAEQHILYQDDQIADKKKASCQTTDDMKSYTDDELRHSNSGTRALTDCVKLYLEVDYDIYTSKGSSITNVNNYVAGIFNQVNTLYANEQINTVVSEILVWTTPSPYNSTSSDGMLTAFGNQRQGFNGDLAMLLSYKASGGIAWVNGLCRTNPDYSMSYSGIQSTYQNVPTYSWTVEVCTHEFGHLFGSQHTHACVWNGNNTAIDGCYTPEGSCSNPGLPPAATGGTIMSYCHLTSVGIKFSNGFGTQPGNVMRNRVSASTCLQACNGGGGGGGTQCNEVSLTLELRTDTYANETTWEIKNSAGVIVSAGGPYSSGNTLHNISLCLPAGCNYTFTIKDLYGDGICCAYGSGSYTLKQGTNTIITGGQFGASETKSFCTSGSAASSLNLSTATGSAGSTEGAASVGVTSNVSWTAISNAASWCTVTPASGSNNGTLSINYTSNTATTSRSATVTVTGGGITKTYLLTQSGSTPASTLNLSVASGNAGAAAGAASVGVTSNVSWTATSNAASWCTVTPASGSNNGTLSINYTSNTATTSRSATVTVTGGDITKTYLLTQSGSTPASTLNLSVASGNAGAAAGSASVGVTSNVSWTAISNAASWCTVTPASGSNNGTLSINYTSNTATTSRSATVTVTGGDITKTYLLTQSGSTPASTLNLSVASGNAGAAAGSASVGVTSNVSWTATSNAASWCTVTPASGSNNGTLSINYTSNTATTSRSATVTVTGGDITKTYLLTQSGSTPASTLNLSVASGNAGAAAGAASVGVTSNVSWTATSNAASWCTVTPASGSNNGTLSINYTSNTATTSRSATVTVTGGGITKNYILTQAVSTAPTCNDGIQNGNETGVDCGGSCPACGSCVSIVLEIRTDQYPSEISWNIKNSTGAIAVSGGNYAASHTVHAHAHCLPVGCYTLNLLDGYGDGILAPGYYKITQGTTILVNNEAYGLSKTVNFCVGSSSNSQLTLSNSTGSAGAVSGVASVGISSNVSWTASSNATSWCTVTPATGSNNGTLNVNYTSNTTTVSRSSTITVEGGGITKTYVLTQTGIATPTCSDGIQNGSETGVDCGGSCAPCSSGGSVVLSGNYFEEGWDGWLDGGSDCFRYQGSFSPEGQYSIRIRDNSGTESTMTSPVYNLTPYSSVSIEFKFRAVGMETGEDFWLRYFNGTTWSTVGTFISGSSFANNQLYTINITLTGQFPSNAKFSFQCDASENDDEVFIDAVIIKGNTGSNLIEELISIKSENNIVLADERINDMSLSPNPAENTVQIKLSETPKSIKIFNVSGQLIQMPVDIEQSIMDVSLLKSGIYFIQAETEEEVYTQKLIKI from the coding sequence ATGAACCTAAGAGCAATCTTTCATTGTTTTTTTATTTTATTTTTTTCAGCAAGCCATGCACAATCCTTAAAACCAAAATCTTTGGTGGAAAATGCAAGAAGCAGTTTTCAACAAGCAGAAGTTAAATTATTTAATTTATCATCTGAAAGAAATTCCATTAAAATACCAGACGAAATAAAAGAATATAGCATATTATCAATAGATAAAAGAGCTATCCAATCTCTGACTCAATCGAGATCACCATTCATATCTATGAAAATTCCGCAGAATGGAAGAAATGACATTTCGTTAGAACTAGTAGAAGTCAATCCATTTTCAGAGGATTTTATACTCAGGAAGGCACCTTCTATGCAGATCGTTTCATTCAATCACGGCAAGCACTATCGCGGGATTGTAAAAGGTCAAGAAAGAAGTATAGCTGCAATTTCTATTTTTGACGATCAGATTGTTGGTATGATTTCTCACCCTTCTGCTACAGGAAATTTGGTAATCGGAAGACTTGAAAATGCTGAGCAGCACATCCTTTATCAGGATGATCAAATAGCAGATAAGAAAAAGGCATCCTGTCAAACGACTGATGACATGAAAAGCTATACTGATGACGAATTAAGACATTCAAATTCTGGCACTCGTGCACTAACAGATTGTGTAAAGCTTTATCTTGAGGTAGATTATGATATTTATACAAGTAAAGGTTCAAGTATCACTAATGTAAATAACTATGTTGCCGGGATATTTAACCAAGTCAATACCTTGTATGCTAATGAGCAAATCAATACAGTTGTATCTGAAATTTTGGTCTGGACGACACCAAGTCCTTACAATTCCACAAGTTCTGATGGAATGCTGACTGCCTTTGGTAACCAAAGACAAGGATTTAATGGTGATTTGGCCATGCTTCTATCTTACAAAGCAAGTGGAGGGATTGCCTGGGTAAACGGACTGTGCAGGACCAATCCTGACTATAGTATGAGTTACTCAGGTATACAAAGCACATATCAGAATGTGCCTACCTATAGCTGGACAGTAGAAGTTTGCACTCATGAATTTGGTCACTTATTTGGCTCTCAACATACACATGCATGTGTATGGAATGGAAATAATACAGCCATCGACGGATGTTATACACCTGAAGGATCATGTTCAAATCCGGGTTTACCCCCCGCTGCAACAGGGGGTACTATTATGTCTTATTGTCACCTTACATCAGTTGGTATAAAGTTCAGCAATGGATTTGGTACCCAACCAGGTAATGTTATGCGAAATAGAGTGAGTGCATCGACATGTTTGCAGGCATGCAACGGCGGTGGTGGCGGTGGTGGAACACAATGTAATGAAGTTTCACTGACGCTTGAGCTTAGAACAGATACATATGCTAACGAAACCACCTGGGAAATAAAAAATAGCGCTGGTGTAATAGTCAGTGCAGGAGGTCCATATTCTTCAGGAAATACTTTACATAATATCAGCCTTTGTTTACCTGCAGGCTGTAATTACACTTTTACCATCAAAGACCTTTATGGAGATGGAATTTGCTGTGCATACGGTAGTGGTTCCTACACTTTAAAGCAAGGTACAAATACAATTATTACGGGAGGGCAATTTGGTGCATCTGAAACCAAATCATTTTGCACATCAGGATCAGCAGCATCCAGCCTCAACCTGAGTACAGCCACGGGAAGTGCCGGTTCAACTGAAGGCGCAGCATCTGTTGGTGTCACATCTAATGTTTCGTGGACTGCAATATCCAATGCGGCATCATGGTGTACGGTGACTCCTGCCAGTGGAAGTAATAACGGCACTCTATCAATAAATTATACTTCAAATACGGCGACGACAAGCCGATCAGCAACAGTAACTGTGACTGGTGGAGGCATCACAAAAACTTATCTTTTAACACAAAGTGGCAGCACTCCTGCATCCACTCTTAATCTAAGTGTTGCATCAGGAAATGCTGGTGCAGCTGCGGGCGCAGCATCTGTTGGTGTCACATCTAATGTTTCGTGGACTGCAACATCCAATGCGGCATCATGGTGTACAGTGACTCCTGCCAGTGGAAGTAATAACGGCACTCTATCAATAAATTATACTTCAAATACAGCGACTACAAGCCGATCAGCGACTGTTACTGTGACTGGTGGAGACATCACAAAAACTTATCTTTTAACACAAAGTGGCAGCACTCCTGCATCCACTCTTAATCTAAGTGTTGCATCAGGAAATGCTGGTGCAGCTGCAGGATCAGCATCTGTTGGTGTCACATCTAATGTTTCGTGGACTGCAATATCCAATGCGGCATCATGGTGTACGGTGACTCCTGCCAGTGGAAGTAATAACGGCACTCTATCAATAAATTATACTTCAAATACAGCGACTACAAGCCGATCAGCGACTGTTACTGTGACTGGTGGAGACATCACAAAAACTTATCTTTTAACACAAAGTGGCAGCACTCCTGCATCCACTCTTAATCTAAGTGTTGCATCAGGAAATGCTGGTGCAGCTGCGGGATCAGCATCTGTTGGTGTTACATCTAATGTTTCGTGGACTGCAACATCCAATGCGGCATCATGGTGTACAGTGACTCCTGCCAGTGGAAGTAATAACGGCACTCTATCAATAAATTATACTTCAAATACGGCGACTACAAGCCGATCAGCGACTGTTACTGTGACTGGTGGAGACATCACAAAAACTTATCTTTTAACACAAAGTGGCAGCACTCCTGCATCCACTCTTAATCTAAGTGTTGCATCAGGAAATGCTGGTGCAGCTGCGGGCGCAGCATCTGTTGGTGTCACATCTAATGTTTCGTGGACTGCAACATCCAATGCGGCATCATGGTGTACAGTGACTCCTGCCAGTGGAAGTAATAACGGGACTCTATCAATAAATTATACTTCAAATACAGCGACTACAAGCCGATCAGCGACTGTTACTGTGACTGGTGGAGGCATCACCAAAAATTACATTTTAACTCAAGCAGTATCTACGGCACCCACTTGCAATGACGGTATTCAAAACGGCAATGAAACAGGGGTAGATTGTGGTGGTTCTTGCCCGGCATGTGGTTCGTGTGTTTCCATTGTATTAGAAATCAGAACTGATCAGTATCCTTCAGAAATTTCGTGGAATATCAAAAATTCAACAGGTGCTATTGCAGTAAGTGGAGGTAATTATGCGGCTAGCCATACAGTCCACGCTCATGCACACTGTCTTCCAGTTGGGTGTTATACACTCAACTTGTTGGATGGTTATGGAGATGGCATTTTGGCACCAGGATATTATAAAATAACTCAGGGCACTACTATATTGGTCAATAATGAAGCTTATGGGTTATCCAAAACTGTCAATTTTTGTGTAGGCAGTAGCAGTAATTCTCAACTAACATTGAGTAATAGCACTGGTTCAGCAGGTGCTGTATCTGGTGTTGCATCTGTGGGTATTTCATCCAATGTTTCATGGACTGCAAGTTCCAATGCTACATCATGGTGTACTGTGACACCTGCTACTGGAAGCAATAATGGAACACTAAATGTAAATTACACAAGTAATACAACTACTGTATCAAGATCGTCAACAATCACGGTAGAGGGCGGAGGTATCACAAAAACTTATGTTTTGACACAGACAGGAATTGCCACACCTACTTGTAGTGATGGTATACAAAATGGTAGTGAAACAGGTGTGGACTGTGGTGGCTCTTGTGCTCCTTGTAGTAGTGGTGGATCAGTAGTTTTATCAGGTAATTACTTCGAAGAAGGGTGGGATGGATGGCTGGATGGTGGTTCAGATTGTTTTAGATATCAGGGTTCATTCTCTCCTGAGGGTCAGTATTCTATCAGGATACGAGATAATTCAGGAACGGAGTCCACCATGACTTCTCCTGTATATAATTTGACTCCTTATAGCTCTGTTTCCATTGAGTTTAAATTCAGAGCAGTAGGGATGGAAACAGGTGAAGATTTTTGGTTAAGGTATTTTAATGGGACTACATGGAGTACGGTAGGTACTTTTATCAGCGGATCATCATTTGCCAACAACCAATTATACACCATCAACATCACCTTGACCGGACAATTTCCGAGCAATGCTAAGTTCAGTTTTCAGTGTGATGCTTCAGAAAATGATGATGAAGTATTTATAGATGCAGTAATCATAAAAGGAAACACAGGTTCTAATCTGATCGAAGAACTGATCTCAATAAAATCAGAAAACAATATAGTGCTGGCTGATGAAAGAATAAATGATATGTCACTTTCACCTAATCCTGCCGAAAATACGGTTCAAATAAAACTATCGGAGACACCAAAGTCAATAAAAATCTTTAATGTGTCCGGACAGCTGATCCAAATGCCGGTTGATATTGAGCAGAGTATAATGGATGTTTCTTTGTTGAAATCAGGAATATATTTCATACAAGCAGAGACTGAGGAAGAAGTATACACCCAAAAACTTATTAAAATCTAA
- a CDS encoding CotH kinase family protein produces the protein MTLINEIVDKYKNYILFNIYFIVLFTGFNVKAQPVFPPPGVVFNDQVVTRIDIRINEDSLKTLLLPANQNSDYEYPADFFWNDGNKKDTVLKVGFRLRGNTSRKSAKKSFKVKFNHFGNNKFHGLSDLNLNGEHNDPSIIRSKLCWDLMAMAGIEAPRSNHVALYINNEYMGLYINVEHIDNDYFEARRKDPEGQLFKCFYGANFVYRGTNPSSYSKTVYQPENNETNPDYATFIEFIRLLNDTSNPDYACNLEKVFDVHGYLQRMAMEILTGHWDNPIYNKNNAYLYYNPANGKFELLSFDIDNTFGVDWFNINWATRNIYTWAHPSDPRPIYNNLLKVPEYKTIFGYYVKKYTDQFFNRSFLDPYIEKIKDKISPFRVNDVYASLDYGYTYADFLKSYESATGAHVKSGLKEYIGTRNSSVKSQLLDTDIAPIVDHLNTKWTNTYSTVQFNITSLSALQVKAYVKIGDNNQQFSLKDDGVFPDIKAGDNIYTCGFNFVGKPSISLYLEVSDQQGKNTRWPRCSMYSFTPGNNPVPKLIINEFMAENTAIADNAGEFEDWIEIYNADNKSVFLGDKYLTDKALSPDKWKMPDISLSPGQFLLIWADEDQEQGSNHCNFKLSKSGEFIGIFDSKENNFAAIDSFSFGSTVTNKSYGRFPDGMGSIVLLSMATPGKSNVLTSTIDDKFLKLKIYPLPASEYVFIEGLEKGDKIKFSNIQGLTVFDMNNFSDNTVKIQINHLEKGMYFLSIERNKNFISRPIVLF, from the coding sequence ATGACCTTAATTAATGAAATCGTAGACAAATACAAGAACTACATATTATTCAACATTTACTTTATAGTCCTTTTTACAGGATTTAATGTAAAGGCACAGCCGGTTTTTCCACCTCCCGGAGTAGTGTTCAATGATCAGGTTGTAACACGAATTGATATCCGAATAAATGAGGACTCTTTGAAGACATTACTATTACCCGCAAATCAAAATTCTGATTATGAGTATCCAGCTGATTTTTTCTGGAATGATGGTAATAAAAAAGATACAGTACTGAAAGTAGGATTCAGATTGAGAGGAAATACATCAAGAAAGTCAGCAAAAAAATCATTTAAGGTTAAATTCAATCATTTTGGAAACAATAAGTTTCATGGACTATCAGATTTGAATTTAAATGGAGAACATAATGATCCCTCTATCATCCGTTCAAAATTGTGCTGGGATCTCATGGCAATGGCAGGCATTGAAGCTCCGAGAAGCAACCATGTAGCTTTGTACATCAACAATGAGTATATGGGCTTGTATATCAATGTAGAACACATAGACAATGATTATTTTGAAGCCAGACGAAAAGATCCCGAAGGTCAATTGTTCAAATGTTTCTATGGGGCAAATTTTGTGTATAGAGGCACAAACCCATCCAGCTACAGTAAGACAGTGTATCAGCCTGAAAATAATGAAACGAATCCTGATTACGCCACTTTTATCGAATTTATCAGACTGCTGAATGACACTTCAAATCCTGATTACGCATGTAATCTTGAAAAAGTATTTGATGTACATGGCTATCTCCAAAGGATGGCAATGGAAATTCTTACGGGTCACTGGGACAATCCGATATATAATAAAAACAACGCCTATTTGTATTATAATCCTGCGAACGGAAAGTTTGAGTTATTGAGTTTTGATATTGACAATACATTTGGAGTAGACTGGTTCAATATCAACTGGGCTACCCGAAATATTTATACATGGGCACACCCCTCTGATCCAAGGCCTATCTACAACAATCTTCTCAAAGTGCCGGAGTATAAAACAATCTTTGGATATTATGTAAAAAAATATACTGATCAGTTCTTCAATCGAAGCTTTCTTGATCCGTATATTGAGAAAATAAAAGACAAAATTTCACCTTTCAGGGTCAATGATGTGTATGCTTCTCTGGATTATGGGTATACATATGCAGATTTCCTAAAATCATACGAGTCAGCGACCGGTGCGCATGTCAAATCGGGTCTTAAAGAATATATTGGTACCAGAAACTCGTCAGTAAAATCGCAACTACTGGATACAGATATAGCACCGATTGTAGATCACTTAAATACAAAATGGACGAATACATATTCAACAGTGCAGTTTAATATCACCAGCCTGAGTGCTCTTCAAGTGAAGGCATATGTAAAAATTGGTGACAACAACCAACAGTTTTCTCTCAAGGATGATGGTGTCTTTCCTGACATCAAAGCAGGTGATAATATTTACACTTGTGGGTTTAACTTTGTGGGAAAACCATCCATCTCCCTATATCTGGAAGTATCAGATCAACAGGGCAAAAACACCCGCTGGCCCCGATGTAGCATGTACAGCTTTACTCCAGGCAATAATCCTGTTCCAAAATTGATCATCAATGAGTTTATGGCAGAAAATACCGCCATTGCTGATAATGCCGGTGAATTTGAAGACTGGATTGAGATATATAATGCAGACAATAAGTCTGTATTCTTGGGAGATAAATATCTTACAGACAAGGCCTTGTCACCTGATAAGTGGAAAATGCCTGACATCTCCTTAAGTCCTGGTCAGTTTTTATTGATTTGGGCAGATGAAGATCAGGAACAAGGCAGCAATCATTGCAACTTCAAATTGAGTAAGTCCGGAGAGTTTATAGGTATCTTCGATAGCAAGGAAAACAACTTTGCAGCAATAGATTCCTTCAGCTTTGGGTCCACGGTGACAAATAAATCCTATGGTCGATTCCCTGATGGTATGGGATCAATTGTACTTCTCAGTATGGCTACTCCCGGTAAATCGAATGTATTGACCTCCACCATTGATGATAAGTTCCTAAAACTTAAAATTTATCCGTTACCAGCTTCTGAATATGTTTTCATCGAAGGATTAGAAAAAGGTGATAAAATCAAGTTTTCCAATATTCAAGGATTAACGGTTTTCGACATGAATAATTTTTCTGATAATACGGTAAAAATACAAATCAATCACCTTGAAAAAGGAATGTATTTTTTGTCAATAGAAAGAAATAAAAACTTCATCAGCCGGCCTATTGTACTTTTCTGA
- a CDS encoding DMT family transporter yields the protein MNFTSNRENQGILYMLIASFSFALTGACARYLRDDINPVQLVFFRNLIGVGFILYSIWKVPVVQIGGKPWVLLFRGVIGTLALYSFFYGISNIGLAISITYQQSYPVFLSLFAAWYFKEKLNAREWVAVFLGFFGICLIFIPSVDISLLTTKHHLVGLSNALMTGMAYLSIRELSQFYDQRSIILSFMASGIVLPVFSMLLGQWIEPGHFDFLISDIDIPYGFDYIVLLLMGFAALVGQIYLTKAFSYQKTGVIAAVGYSNIVFSVIFGTLLGDAFPDILSLSGIFLIIICGVMISFNTKPK from the coding sequence ATGAATTTTACCAGCAATAGAGAAAACCAAGGTATCTTGTATATGCTTATTGCTTCGTTCAGCTTTGCATTGACAGGAGCATGCGCGAGATACTTGCGTGATGACATCAATCCGGTTCAGCTTGTTTTTTTTAGAAATCTGATAGGAGTTGGATTTATCCTTTACTCTATATGGAAAGTACCCGTTGTCCAGATTGGTGGCAAACCATGGGTTTTGCTTTTCAGAGGAGTCATCGGAACATTGGCGTTGTATTCCTTTTTTTATGGTATTTCCAATATTGGTTTGGCGATTTCCATAACGTATCAGCAATCATATCCGGTATTCTTGTCTTTATTTGCAGCCTGGTATTTCAAAGAAAAACTTAATGCTAGAGAGTGGGTTGCGGTATTTTTAGGATTTTTTGGCATATGTTTGATTTTTATTCCATCAGTGGATATCTCCTTATTGACTACCAAACATCACCTGGTAGGGCTTTCAAATGCATTGATGACTGGTATGGCTTATCTGAGTATCAGAGAGTTAAGTCAATTCTATGATCAGCGTTCTATCATTTTGTCATTTATGGCATCAGGTATTGTGTTGCCTGTTTTTTCAATGTTGCTGGGACAATGGATTGAACCCGGACATTTTGATTTTTTGATATCTGATATAGATATACCGTACGGGTTTGATTACATAGTGTTACTTCTTATGGGTTTTGCTGCACTGGTAGGGCAGATCTATCTTACCAAAGCATTTTCTTATCAAAAAACAGGAGTTATTGCGGCAGTGGGATACAGCAATATCGTATTTTCGGTAATTTTTGGAACATTGCTGGGAGACGCTTTCCCAGATATATTGAGTCTTTCTGGAATATTTTTAATAATAATTTGTGGTGTTATGATAAGTTTTAACACAAAACCAAAATAA
- a CDS encoding alkaline phosphatase, with protein MKRRDFFKNTSIGLASSSFILPGLAFSPPNVEDLAFGKGKKAKNIIFMVSDGMSSGTLNMADVFLRMKEGRGSHWLDLYRSNRVNRGLMDMASANSVITDSAAASSSWGGGVRVKNGRLNVGPNDEEYMPILQKFKKAGKKVGCVTTVPITHATPAGFCTNSKSRGDQEEIANKYMALKFDVMLGGGGKYFNKRKDGRDLYSEFRTSGYHVVNDKTAMAAIDSKKPLLGVFDEEGLPYDLDRMHDPALEAKVPTIAEMTKKAIDLMKDHKNGFVMQVEGGKVDWAAHANDAAGLIYDQVAFDHAIKVAIDFAQKDGNTLVIITSDHGNANPGLYYGDKADKNFEKLFHFKFTNNWVLMGHKKDASVAELAERIHLAQGYKMSDDQLKFVFDKYQAQSSDGTYNEYKLPFREYAMYQSEHTSCAFGGTDHSADYTELAMFGPGSEKMKPFMKNTDIHTFLLNVAHVQNKF; from the coding sequence ATGAAACGCAGGGATTTTTTCAAAAACACTTCTATCGGTTTGGCTTCATCATCTTTCATCCTTCCTGGTTTGGCATTTTCTCCACCCAATGTGGAAGATTTAGCCTTTGGGAAGGGTAAAAAAGCAAAAAATATCATTTTTATGGTTAGTGATGGGATGAGTTCAGGTACGCTCAATATGGCCGATGTGTTTTTGCGGATGAAAGAAGGCAGAGGTAGTCATTGGTTGGACCTGTACAGGAGCAACAGAGTAAACCGAGGCCTGATGGACATGGCCTCCGCCAATTCTGTCATCACAGACAGTGCTGCTGCGTCCTCATCGTGGGGTGGAGGAGTCAGGGTGAAAAACGGAAGGTTGAACGTCGGTCCCAATGATGAGGAGTATATGCCTATACTTCAGAAGTTCAAAAAAGCCGGAAAAAAAGTAGGGTGTGTCACCACAGTACCTATCACACACGCCACTCCGGCAGGTTTTTGCACTAATTCAAAGTCAAGGGGCGACCAGGAAGAGATTGCCAACAAATACATGGCCCTGAAGTTTGATGTGATGTTGGGAGGAGGTGGCAAATATTTTAATAAAAGAAAAGATGGACGCGATTTATATAGTGAATTTCGTACATCTGGATATCATGTTGTCAATGATAAAACGGCGATGGCGGCTATAGATAGTAAAAAACCATTGCTTGGAGTATTTGATGAGGAAGGCTTGCCATATGATCTGGACAGAATGCATGACCCTGCACTGGAAGCAAAGGTGCCCACTATAGCTGAAATGACAAAAAAAGCGATAGACCTCATGAAGGACCATAAAAACGGATTTGTCATGCAAGTAGAAGGAGGAAAAGTAGACTGGGCTGCTCATGCCAATGATGCTGCCGGATTGATTTATGATCAGGTGGCCTTTGACCATGCTATAAAAGTAGCGATAGACTTTGCTCAGAAAGATGGCAATACTTTGGTCATAATCACTTCTGACCACGGCAATGCCAACCCCGGATTATATTACGGTGATAAGGCAGACAAAAATTTTGAAAAATTATTTCATTTTAAGTTTACTAACAATTGGGTACTGATGGGGCATAAAAAAGATGCTTCTGTTGCTGAACTTGCAGAAAGAATCCACTTAGCTCAGGGTTATAAAATGAGTGATGACCAATTAAAATTTGTGTTTGACAAGTATCAGGCTCAGTCTTCAGATGGTACCTATAATGAATACAAATTGCCATTCAGGGAGTACGCCATGTATCAATCAGAACATACTTCTTGTGCGTTTGGCGGTACAGACCATTCGGCAGATTATACAGAACTGGCCATGTTCGGTCCCGGTAGTGAAAAAATGAAACCATTCATGAAAAACACAGACATACACACTTTTCTGCTTAATGTGGCGCATGTCCAAAATAAGTTCTGA
- a CDS encoding tetratricopeptide repeat protein, with translation MKNFYLITIFLFTLSAETYAQSAHKNLRNGDMLYGFGKYAEAETEYRKAETQKPSLKSTYNLGNTLMNQERYEEAIKKYEDAASKANTSQEKASVYHNLGNALYKKQQYKESVDAYKKSLRYQPDDNETKENLALARRELKKQQNQQQKDKNNQDQKNDQKDQKDQQNQNDQQNNKEDNQDQNSQNQNQQNQQDQNKNKEQQQAQSDNKMSKQDAQKLLEIMDSEEKKVQQKLRRIDGKPTKGKKDW, from the coding sequence ATGAAAAATTTCTATCTGATCACTATATTTCTTTTCACTCTGTCAGCAGAAACATATGCTCAATCAGCCCATAAAAACCTGCGTAATGGTGACATGCTGTATGGCTTTGGGAAGTATGCAGAAGCTGAAACGGAATACAGAAAAGCAGAAACACAAAAACCATCTCTGAAGTCCACTTACAATCTGGGAAATACGCTCATGAATCAGGAAAGGTATGAAGAAGCTATCAAAAAATATGAAGATGCCGCATCCAAAGCAAATACCAGTCAAGAGAAAGCATCCGTTTACCACAATTTAGGTAATGCGCTGTATAAAAAACAGCAATACAAAGAAAGTGTTGATGCTTATAAAAAATCACTGAGGTATCAGCCCGATGATAATGAAACTAAAGAAAATCTTGCTTTGGCCCGCAGAGAACTGAAAAAACAGCAAAATCAACAGCAAAAAGATAAAAACAATCAGGATCAAAAAAATGATCAAAAAGATCAAAAGGATCAGCAAAATCAAAACGACCAGCAGAATAATAAAGAAGATAATCAGGATCAAAATAGCCAGAATCAGAACCAGCAGAACCAGCAGGATCAAAATAAAAATAAGGAACAGCAACAAGCACAAAGTGACAATAAAATGAGCAAACAGGATGCTCAGAAACTCCTGGAAATCATGGACAGTGAAGAAAAAAAGGTTCAGCAAAAATTGAGACGGATCGATGGAAAGCCGACGAAAGGTAAAAAAGACTGGTAG
- a CDS encoding VWA domain-containing protein, with translation MFRFENSDAFYLLVLIPMVAGLWYFGNFMVKKRRSVFGSPALVRRLMFGKVASVYSLIIWVCALVLLIIALANPQYGLKKEKVKVENIDIFIALDISASMNATDISPSRLEKAKRFIEQLIQSRQGDQMGLILFAGGAYLQMPLTTDYAAALLFTRSATTDMAGTQGTAIGAAIDLATRSVKEENQRALVIISDGEDHDDNATDMAAQAVEKGWSVFTVGAGTAEGSFIPSINEGREEYKTDEEGNPVKSMINKELLVEIAEKGNGMSYLLENDNNEIIKDLNVQLSKIQKRAVEVKSFTEYRSFYQYFIALALILFILEFIRSSGIIKVKSNT, from the coding sequence ATGTTCAGATTTGAAAATTCCGATGCTTTTTACCTATTAGTCCTCATACCGATGGTGGCGGGATTGTGGTATTTTGGCAATTTTATGGTAAAAAAACGTAGGAGTGTCTTCGGGTCACCGGCACTGGTGCGACGATTGATGTTCGGGAAAGTAGCATCTGTGTATAGCCTTATAATATGGGTATGTGCGTTGGTACTACTGATCATTGCGTTGGCAAATCCGCAATATGGCTTGAAAAAAGAAAAAGTCAAAGTTGAAAATATTGACATATTCATAGCATTGGATATTTCAGCAAGTATGAATGCAACAGATATCAGCCCATCAAGACTGGAAAAAGCTAAAAGATTTATAGAACAACTCATACAATCCCGTCAAGGCGATCAGATGGGGTTGATATTATTTGCCGGTGGAGCATATCTGCAGATGCCGCTCACTACCGACTATGCCGCCGCCTTGTTGTTTACCAGAAGTGCTACTACTGATATGGCAGGAACGCAGGGTACAGCCATAGGTGCTGCAATTGACCTTGCTACCCGAAGCGTAAAGGAAGAAAATCAAAGAGCTCTTGTGATCATCTCAGATGGTGAAGATCATGACGACAATGCGACTGATATGGCCGCACAGGCCGTTGAGAAAGGCTGGAGTGTATTTACTGTAGGTGCTGGTACCGCCGAAGGAAGTTTTATACCATCTATCAATGAAGGTCGTGAAGAATACAAAACAGATGAAGAAGGTAATCCGGTAAAATCTATGATCAATAAAGAATTGCTGGTTGAAATTGCCGAAAAAGGAAATGGTATGTCATACCTTCTTGAAAATGACAATAATGAGATCATCAAGGACCTCAACGTACAATTGAGTAAAATTCAGAAAAGAGCTGTCGAAGTAAAATCATTTACAGAGTACCGAAGTTTTTACCAATATTTTATTGCGCTGGCACTGATTTTATTCATTTTAGAGTTTATAAGATCATCCGGCATTATTAAAGTTAAATCAAACACATGA